Proteins encoded together in one Undibacterium sp. CCC3.4 window:
- the lptF gene encoding LPS export ABC transporter permease LptF, whose product MIFQRALRRELLSAAGAVFTTLFTITITVMLIKILGQAAGGKVASSDVVALIAFTSLMNMPILLILTGFIAVLLVVTRAYQDSEMVVWFASGLSLTDWIAPVLRFGAPWVVLTGVLSLVVTPWASQQSAEFRERYEKRSDIAKVAPGKFQESSSSNRVFFVEEVAGDLGKVQNIFINTISEGRSSVVVAKEGVIEIDQLGDKFLVMSRGRRYDGLPTAKDFQMMQFERYGVLVSSQNGALAGDNSAKSMPLMALLENLDNTKKAELLWRISLPLMCALLLVLAIPLGFVNPRVGRSANLIVALLTVIIYLNVVNISQATVAQGRTSFALSWWPVHLLILLLVLALFLWRLKVNSRWHPLVLWSNCKASLRKQESCA is encoded by the coding sequence ATGATTTTTCAACGCGCGCTTCGACGTGAATTGCTCAGCGCAGCAGGCGCAGTCTTCACAACTCTATTTACCATCACCATTACGGTGATGCTTATAAAAATTCTCGGCCAAGCGGCCGGCGGTAAGGTGGCTTCGAGTGATGTGGTGGCGCTGATCGCCTTCACCTCGCTGATGAATATGCCAATTCTGCTGATACTGACCGGCTTCATCGCCGTGCTGTTGGTGGTGACGCGTGCTTATCAAGACTCTGAAATGGTGGTGTGGTTCGCTTCGGGCTTGAGTTTGACAGACTGGATCGCACCGGTACTGCGCTTCGGTGCGCCTTGGGTCGTCTTGACCGGTGTGCTCAGCTTGGTCGTCACGCCGTGGGCCAGTCAGCAAAGCGCCGAATTTCGCGAACGGTATGAAAAACGCTCGGATATTGCCAAGGTTGCACCGGGCAAGTTCCAGGAATCGTCGTCGTCGAACCGGGTATTCTTTGTCGAAGAGGTCGCCGGCGATCTCGGGAAGGTGCAGAATATCTTCATCAATACCATCAGTGAGGGGCGTTCCAGCGTAGTAGTGGCGAAAGAAGGCGTGATTGAAATCGATCAGCTCGGCGATAAGTTTTTGGTGATGAGTCGTGGTCGGCGCTATGACGGTTTGCCGACCGCGAAAGATTTCCAAATGATGCAATTTGAAAGATACGGCGTGCTGGTGTCGAGCCAAAACGGTGCGCTGGCTGGTGATAATTCCGCCAAATCGATGCCATTGATGGCGCTGCTGGAAAATCTCGATAACACCAAGAAAGCCGAATTGTTATGGCGTATCTCGCTGCCGTTGATGTGCGCTTTGTTGCTGGTGCTGGCGATACCACTGGGTTTCGTCAATCCGCGCGTCGGTCGCTCCGCCAATTTGATTGTCGCTTTGCTGACCGTGATTATTTATTTAAATGTCGTCAATATTTCTCAGGCTACCGTAGCCCAAGGCCGTACCTCGTTTGCGCTCAGTTGGTGGCCGGTGCACTTGCTGATTTTGCTACTCGTGTTAGCCTTGTTTTTATGGCGTTTGAAGGTCAACAGTCGTTGGCATCCATTGGTGCTTTGGTCGAACTGTAAAGCGAGTCTGCGTAAACAAGAAAGTTGTGCATGA
- the lptG gene encoding LPS export ABC transporter permease LptG — translation MRILQKYFGTEIIRSVLFVMLALLALFSFFDLMAELPSLNKGGYSLPYALLYVLLGLPGYIYEFMPIAVLIGTIYVLAQFASNSEFTIMRAASMSTAMAAGMLFKIGILFVLLTFAFGELVAPNTSKYAESMKLTALGAAEAQEFRTGLWTKDLVRENGLSGAVIGSRFLNVQEILPNRQLNLVRMYEFDKDFHLAREVTAKRAAYQGSNVWRLFEVSETSFPKNLAAEDITGVSSHSYPSRDVISEVTPDILSVLFADPDRMSAWDLAAYTRHLAENKQDGERYEIAFWKKITYPFVTFVMMALALPFAYLHVRSGGISLKIFSGIMIGMVFYLINSLFSHLGLLNTWPAMVTALVPSILFMGLALLGLRYVERN, via the coding sequence ATGAGAATTTTGCAGAAATATTTTGGTACTGAAATTATCCGTTCAGTGTTGTTCGTCATGCTGGCTTTGTTGGCATTATTTTCCTTTTTTGATTTAATGGCTGAGCTGCCGTCCTTAAACAAGGGTGGCTACAGTTTGCCCTACGCTTTGTTGTATGTCTTGCTAGGTTTGCCTGGATATATTTATGAATTCATGCCGATTGCGGTACTGATCGGCACCATTTATGTCTTGGCCCAATTTGCCTCGAATTCTGAATTTACCATCATGCGCGCGGCCAGCATGTCGACCGCGATGGCTGCCGGGATGTTGTTCAAAATTGGTATTTTGTTTGTGTTGCTGACCTTTGCCTTCGGCGAACTGGTGGCACCGAACACCAGCAAATACGCCGAAAGCATGAAGCTGACGGCACTTGGTGCCGCGGAAGCGCAGGAATTTCGTACCGGACTGTGGACCAAAGATTTGGTGCGCGAAAATGGCCTCAGCGGTGCCGTGATCGGTTCGCGCTTCCTCAATGTGCAGGAGATTTTGCCGAATCGTCAGCTTAATTTGGTGCGTATGTATGAATTTGATAAAGATTTTCATTTGGCGCGCGAAGTGACGGCCAAACGGGCCGCGTACCAGGGCAGTAATGTGTGGCGCTTGTTCGAGGTGTCGGAAACATCCTTCCCCAAAAATTTGGCGGCCGAAGATATCACCGGTGTCAGCAGCCACAGCTATCCCAGCAGGGATGTGATCTCTGAAGTCACGCCCGATATTTTATCGGTCTTGTTCGCCGATCCGGACCGCATGTCGGCCTGGGATTTGGCCGCGTATACCCGTCATCTGGCGGAAAACAAGCAAGACGGCGAGCGTTATGAAATCGCATTTTGGAAAAAAATCACCTATCCCTTCGTCACCTTTGTGATGATGGCCTTGGCGCTGCCATTTGCTTACCTGCATGTGCGCAGCGGTGGGATCAGCTTGAAAATTTTCAGCGGCATCATGATAGGGATGGTGTTTTATCTGATCAATTCACTGTTTTCCCATCTCGGCTTACTCAATACCTGGCCAGCAATGGTGACGGCCTTGGTGCCGAGTATATTATTTATGGGCCTGGCTTTGCTCGGGCTGCGCTACGTTGAAAGAAACTGA
- a CDS encoding CbiX/SirB N-terminal domain-containing protein, with protein sequence MTTPITPITATTASILFAHGAREPRWLAPFQRLQKMTQESLPEQRVELAFLEFMQPNLPDLVASLVASGCQRITVTPVFLGQGGHVLRDLPLLAEQLRASYPQLHLHIAMAVGEDEAVLSAIRDYCIKQS encoded by the coding sequence ATGACTACTCCAATTACCCCGATTACCGCGACGACTGCTTCGATCTTGTTTGCCCACGGTGCGCGTGAACCGCGTTGGCTGGCACCGTTCCAGCGGCTGCAAAAAATGACACAAGAGAGTTTGCCAGAGCAGCGCGTGGAACTGGCCTTTCTCGAATTCATGCAACCGAACTTGCCCGATCTGGTGGCCAGTCTGGTCGCTTCCGGCTGCCAGCGGATTACCGTGACGCCGGTGTTCCTCGGTCAGGGCGGTCATGTGTTGCGTGATTTACCGCTGTTGGCGGAACAATTACGGGCCAGTTATCCGCAACTGCACTTGCACATCGCTATGGCGGTTGGTGAGGATGAGGCGGTGTTGTCGGCGATTCGGGATTACTGCATCAAGCAGAGCTGA
- a CDS encoding substrate-binding periplasmic protein: protein MRRLIKWIAPMFLLAALPLPAAEVLAVGSEFAGIFEASEANGYTGLGVEIVRQLAQKNGDTVRFELYPWNRAQWMVENGYAQVLIGPYKTAEREGKFKFSARPFYRDILAFYTRQGSNVGWNGDYASLRTRKVAVINGWAYGEAFEAARTQIKPELVHTLSNGLTMLAAGRIDLLATNLRNSEAQLRKLDLKLGFAIVAPLIDTQDGYLAYCRSTCERMRQAYDDSFEQMRVSGDLSALARRFEVRLPTP, encoded by the coding sequence GTGCGTCGTTTGATTAAATGGATTGCCCCCATGTTTTTGCTGGCCGCGCTGCCGCTGCCGGCTGCCGAGGTGCTGGCCGTTGGCAGTGAGTTTGCCGGCATTTTCGAAGCCAGCGAAGCGAATGGCTACACCGGATTAGGGGTAGAAATCGTGCGGCAATTGGCGCAAAAAAATGGTGACACGGTGCGCTTTGAACTATATCCGTGGAATCGGGCGCAGTGGATGGTGGAAAACGGCTATGCGCAGGTGCTGATCGGTCCGTATAAAACTGCCGAACGCGAAGGCAAGTTCAAATTTTCGGCGCGGCCTTTTTATCGCGATATTCTGGCTTTTTATACCCGGCAAGGATCGAATGTAGGCTGGAACGGCGATTACGCCTCTCTGCGCACGCGCAAAGTCGCGGTGATCAACGGTTGGGCTTATGGTGAAGCATTCGAAGCGGCCCGCACGCAGATCAAACCGGAGCTTGTGCATACCTTGAGCAATGGCTTGACCATGCTGGCGGCCGGCCGCATCGATTTACTGGCAACTAATTTACGCAATTCGGAAGCACAGTTGAGAAAACTCGACTTGAAGTTGGGATTCGCGATCGTCGCCCCCTTGATCGATACACAGGATGGCTATTTGGCGTATTGTCGCTCGACTTGCGAGCGAATGCGGCAAGCTTATGATGATAGCTTTGAGCAAATGCGTGTCAGTGGTGATTTGTCGGCGCTGGCACGTCGTTTCGAGGTGCGTTTGCCGACGCCGTAA
- the cobA gene encoding uroporphyrinogen-III C-methyltransferase, which translates to MTTPLGQVVLIGAGPGAADLITVRGARLLAQAEVVLYDALVTTEMLELCPQAVKIAVGKRSGQRSAAQDSINRQLVAAAHQYRLVVRLKGGDPMLFGRADEELSALEAAGIAYAVVPGITTALAAAAAVCQPLTKRGIARSVALFTSSTAPGETADTRIPECDTLIQYMGGREAMLTAERMLAKGFPAHLPVIVMENCSRSDQRYLRLSLAELAHGLPLSHGPVLVMMGEAMRTRVAAHPA; encoded by the coding sequence ATGACGACCCCGCTCGGCCAAGTGGTGTTGATCGGTGCCGGTCCCGGTGCCGCCGACCTGATCACGGTGCGCGGCGCACGCCTGTTGGCGCAGGCCGAAGTGGTGTTGTATGACGCCTTGGTCACGACCGAGATGTTGGAACTGTGCCCGCAAGCCGTGAAGATTGCGGTCGGCAAGCGCAGCGGTCAACGCTCGGCCGCGCAAGACAGCATCAACCGACAACTCGTCGCTGCCGCCCATCAGTATCGTCTGGTAGTGCGTTTGAAAGGTGGCGACCCCATGCTGTTCGGGCGTGCTGATGAAGAATTAAGCGCACTCGAAGCGGCCGGTATTGCTTACGCCGTGGTACCCGGCATCACCACCGCCTTGGCAGCGGCGGCGGCGGTATGCCAGCCGCTGACCAAGCGCGGCATTGCCCGCAGCGTGGCCTTGTTTACTTCGAGTACTGCACCAGGCGAAACTGCGGACACCCGCATTCCCGAATGTGACACCTTGATCCAATATATGGGTGGACGCGAAGCGATGCTGACGGCCGAACGTATGCTGGCCAAGGGTTTTCCGGCGCACTTGCCGGTTATCGTGATGGAAAATTGCAGCCGCAGCGATCAACGCTATCTGCGCTTGAGCTTGGCCGAACTGGCGCACGGCCTGCCGCTCTCGCATGGACCGGTATTGGTGATGATGGGCGAAGCGATGCGCACCCGTGTAGCCGCGCATCCAGCGTGA
- a CDS encoding sulfate adenylyltransferase subunit 1, with the protein MTAVQTLNLNTGIERGLLRFITAGSVDDGKSTLIGRLLFDSKGIFADQLDAMSRAKHKRTVGDTIDLSLLTDGLEAEREQGITIDVAYRYFATPKRKFIIADTPGHEQYTRNMVTGASTADAVVILVDVSKVKLNDDGSVDLLVQTKRHSTIAHLLKIEHVIVAVNKMDLVNYDQVIYDRIIAEYSKFAAQLGLKTIHPIPLSALAGDNVVSASDKLAWYQGPTLIELLESLSVYDACHDEPFRFPVQLVARHNGHEANDFRGYMGRIEAGKVSKGDRLIVQPSGQIATVKDIQTLDGSLESAVVGQSVTLLLNEYLDISRGDMLAGADRPATQLKTLKADLCWLSEDALDVGRKYWLKHTTKQVAARVTAVDTLLDINTQQTRPADSLKLNDIATVSISVGQALAVDDYADLRSTGAFILIDEVTHQTVAAGMIHLAD; encoded by the coding sequence ATGACTGCCGTTCAAACTCTCAACCTCAACACGGGCATCGAACGCGGTCTGTTGCGCTTCATTACTGCCGGCTCCGTCGATGATGGCAAAAGCACCTTGATCGGCCGTCTGCTGTTCGATAGCAAAGGCATTTTCGCCGACCAGCTCGATGCGATGTCACGCGCCAAGCACAAGCGCACCGTCGGTGACACCATCGACTTGTCCTTGCTGACCGATGGCCTCGAAGCCGAACGCGAACAAGGCATTACCATCGATGTAGCCTACCGCTATTTCGCTACACCGAAGCGTAAGTTCATCATCGCCGACACTCCGGGCCACGAACAATACACCCGTAATATGGTGACCGGTGCCTCGACGGCCGACGCCGTGGTGATTTTAGTCGACGTCTCGAAAGTCAAGCTCAACGACGACGGCAGCGTCGACTTGTTGGTGCAGACTAAGCGTCACTCGACCATCGCCCATTTGCTGAAAATTGAACATGTGATCGTTGCCGTCAACAAGATGGATCTGGTCAACTATGACCAAGTGATCTATGACCGCATCATCGCCGAGTACAGTAAATTTGCCGCCCAACTCGGACTCAAAACCATACACCCTATTCCGCTGTCCGCCTTGGCCGGTGACAATGTTGTCAGCGCCAGCGATAAGCTGGCATGGTATCAAGGTCCTACTCTGATCGAATTGCTCGAGTCGCTCAGCGTCTACGACGCCTGCCACGATGAACCGTTTCGCTTTCCGGTACAACTGGTCGCGCGTCACAACGGTCATGAAGCCAATGACTTCCGTGGTTACATGGGTCGTATCGAAGCCGGCAAAGTCAGCAAGGGCGATCGCCTGATCGTCCAACCGAGCGGACAAATTGCCACGGTCAAAGATATCCAAACTCTGGACGGCTCACTGGAATCGGCCGTGGTCGGCCAATCGGTAACTTTGCTGCTCAATGAATACCTCGACATCTCGCGTGGCGACATGCTGGCCGGTGCCGACCGTCCTGCCACTCAGTTGAAAACCTTAAAGGCCGATCTGTGCTGGCTGTCAGAAGATGCGCTCGATGTCGGCCGTAAATACTGGCTCAAACACACCACCAAACAAGTCGCGGCGCGCGTCACGGCGGTCGATACCCTGCTCGATATCAACACTCAGCAAACGCGCCCGGCCGACAGCCTCAAGCTCAACGACATCGCCACCGTCTCGATCAGTGTTGGGCAAGCGCTGGCCGTCGATGATTATGCCGACTTGCGCTCGACCGGTGCCTTCATTCTCATCGATGAAGTCACCCATCAAACCGTGGCTGCCGGCATGATCCACTTGGCAGACTGA
- the cysD gene encoding sulfate adenylyltransferase subunit CysD, giving the protein MNTVKEQDFMDAASNRHLDWLESEAIHIMREVAAECGNPALLFSGGKDSIVLLRLAEKAFRPGKFPFPLVHIDTGHNFDEVIAFRDKRVAELGERLIVGSVEDSIQRGTVRLRNPATDSRNAAQAVTLLETIAAHKFDACIGGARRDEEKARAKERIFSFRDEFGQWNPKAQRPELWDLYNTRVHAGENMRVFPISNWTELDVWQYIAREKLELPQIYFAHERQVIPRNGLLVPLTHLTPALPGETVETQIVRFRTVGDISCTCPVSSDAATVAAIIAETAVTQITERGATRMDDQTSEASMEKRKKEGYF; this is encoded by the coding sequence ATGAACACTGTCAAAGAACAAGATTTTATGGATGCCGCGAGTAATCGCCATCTCGATTGGCTGGAGTCCGAAGCCATCCACATCATGCGTGAAGTGGCAGCCGAATGCGGCAACCCGGCGCTGCTGTTTTCCGGTGGTAAAGACTCCATCGTCTTGCTGCGCTTGGCTGAAAAAGCCTTTCGTCCCGGTAAATTCCCGTTTCCGCTGGTACACATCGATACTGGCCACAACTTCGACGAAGTCATCGCGTTTCGCGACAAACGCGTGGCCGAACTCGGTGAACGCTTGATCGTTGGCTCAGTGGAAGACTCGATACAACGCGGTACTGTACGCCTGCGCAATCCGGCCACCGATTCACGCAATGCGGCTCAAGCCGTCACCCTGCTCGAAACCATCGCGGCGCACAAATTTGATGCCTGCATCGGCGGTGCCCGTCGCGATGAAGAAAAAGCCCGCGCCAAAGAACGGATTTTTTCCTTCCGCGATGAATTCGGCCAGTGGAATCCAAAAGCTCAGCGTCCTGAGCTATGGGACCTCTACAATACCCGCGTGCATGCCGGTGAAAACATGCGTGTGTTCCCGATCTCGAACTGGACTGAACTCGATGTTTGGCAATATATCGCGCGCGAAAAACTCGAATTGCCGCAAATTTATTTCGCCCACGAACGCCAAGTCATCCCGCGCAATGGCCTGTTGGTACCGCTGACTCACCTGACACCAGCGCTGCCAGGTGAAACCGTGGAAACCCAGATCGTGCGTTTCCGTACCGTCGGCGATATTTCCTGCACCTGCCCGGTGTCGTCCGATGCCGCCACGGTAGCAGCGATCATCGCCGAAACCGCAGTCACGCAAATTACCGAACGCGGCGCTACCCGCATGGATGATCAAACATCGGAAGCTTCGATGGAAAAACGTAAAAAAGAAGGATATTTCTGA
- a CDS encoding phosphoadenylyl-sulfate reductase: MSDFAARLAVSLSCLETIARDFAPAVFASSLAAEDMVLTDMILRGKYNIGIFSLETGRLHAETLGMIERIKETYGTDIALYRPEPAAVADYVAQHGLNAFYDSVEMRKECCRIRKVEPLNRALAGQTAWVTGQRRAQAATRTELAMQEDDAAHGMQKFNPLADWSQDDVWHYIRTNNVPYNPLHDKGYPSIGCEPCTRAIEAGEDVRAGRWWWENPESKECGLHVVDGKLIRIKQVS, from the coding sequence ATGAGCGATTTCGCCGCCCGTCTGGCTGTCAGTCTGAGCTGCTTGGAAACCATCGCGCGCGATTTCGCGCCGGCGGTATTCGCCTCGAGCTTGGCGGCCGAAGACATGGTCTTGACCGATATGATTTTGCGCGGCAAATACAACATCGGTATTTTTTCGCTCGAAACCGGTCGTCTGCACGCCGAAACCCTGGGTATGATTGAGCGCATCAAGGAAACCTACGGCACCGACATCGCGCTGTACCGTCCCGAGCCGGCCGCAGTCGCAGACTATGTCGCACAACACGGCCTCAATGCGTTTTACGACAGTGTCGAGATGCGTAAAGAATGCTGCCGCATCCGCAAGGTCGAACCACTCAATCGTGCTTTAGCTGGCCAAACCGCCTGGGTCACCGGCCAACGGCGCGCGCAAGCGGCCACCCGTACCGAACTGGCAATGCAGGAAGACGATGCGGCGCACGGCATGCAAAAGTTCAATCCGCTGGCGGATTGGTCGCAAGACGATGTCTGGCACTATATTCGCACTAACAATGTGCCGTACAATCCTTTGCATGACAAAGGCTATCCGTCCATCGGTTGCGAACCCTGCACGCGTGCCATCGAAGCCGGTGAAGATGTGCGCGCCGGCCGCTGGTGGTGGGAAAATCCGGAATCGAAAGAATGCGGTTTGCACGTCGTCGACGGTAAATTGATTCGAATTAAACAAGTCAGCTGA
- a CDS encoding DUF934 domain-containing protein — translation MTSKIIQGKAIVADDWSVLRLAEGETADAVAVPAGKTIIPLQVWLLQRVALEQRKDLAIWFGSAEQAKDLGDDLSRFALLAVDFPKFSDGRGYSIAHNLRTRCAYTGALRAIGDVLRDQLFYMQRVGFNEYAVRADKDINDAIKGLTDFSEKYQTSWDEKNPLFRRRDGAAA, via the coding sequence ATGACGAGTAAAATTATTCAAGGAAAGGCCATTGTGGCCGACGACTGGAGCGTACTGCGACTGGCCGAGGGTGAAACCGCCGATGCCGTTGCCGTTCCGGCTGGTAAGACCATCATACCGCTGCAGGTATGGTTGCTGCAGCGGGTCGCACTGGAACAGCGCAAGGATCTGGCCATCTGGTTTGGTAGTGCTGAACAAGCCAAAGATCTCGGTGACGACCTCTCGCGCTTTGCCTTGTTGGCAGTCGATTTTCCGAAATTTTCGGATGGCCGCGGCTATTCCATCGCCCACAATCTGCGCACCCGTTGCGCATATACCGGTGCCTTGCGCGCCATCGGCGACGTTTTACGCGATCAATTGTTTTACATGCAGCGCGTTGGCTTCAATGAATATGCCGTACGCGCCGATAAAGACATTAACGATGCCATCAAAGGTCTGACCGATTTTTCGGAAAAATACCAGACCTCATGGGATGAAAAAAATCCACTGTTCCGCCGTCGTGACGGAGCCGCAGCATGA
- a CDS encoding nitrite/sulfite reductase, which yields MYRYDHHDHQIIQERIAQFRDQVRRRQADELTEEEFLPLRLQNGLYYQRHAYMLRVAVPYGMLSSAQMRTFAHIARKYDRGYGHFTTRQNIQYNWINLEDTPDILEQLAQVEMHAIQTSGNCMRNITSDEFAGVAADEIIDPRAYAEILRQWTTFHPEFAYLPRKFKIAINGSKEDRAAIAVHDIGLTVIHNQAGEVGFRVMVGGGMGRTPILGSVICEFLPWQHVMTYLEAILRIYNQHGRRDNKYKARIKILVKAIGADVFRAQVEAEWADIKGGPATLTEAELQRVASFFSTPDYLPLTSTDAAYEQALKDNKAFANWVKRNVKAHKQPGYAAVVLSLKKPGVPPGDATAEQMDFIADLADRYSFGELRVTHEQNLVLADVRLAELFAVWQEAKAHGLATPNIGLLTDMICCPGGDFCSLANAKSIPIALDITDRFSDLDYLHDIGEIELNMSGCINACGHHHVGHIGILGVDKDGSEWYQVSIGGAQGNAAAIGKIIGPSFSAGQMPEVIERLIKVYLRERQENERFIDTAQRLGVAPFKEFVYATPIKTTEHYGEDAGSLVSY from the coding sequence ATGTATCGTTACGACCACCACGATCACCAGATCATACAAGAGCGTATCGCGCAATTCCGTGATCAGGTACGCCGTCGCCAAGCCGACGAACTGACGGAAGAAGAATTCCTGCCTTTGCGCTTGCAAAACGGTTTGTATTATCAACGGCACGCTTATATGCTGCGCGTCGCCGTCCCTTACGGCATGCTGTCATCGGCACAGATGCGCACCTTTGCCCATATCGCGCGCAAGTACGATCGCGGCTACGGCCATTTCACCACGCGCCAAAACATTCAGTACAACTGGATCAACCTCGAAGATACCCCGGACATTCTGGAGCAATTGGCACAGGTGGAAATGCATGCGATTCAAACTTCCGGCAATTGCATGCGCAATATCACCTCGGATGAATTCGCCGGCGTCGCCGCCGATGAGATCATCGATCCGCGCGCGTATGCTGAAATTCTGCGTCAATGGACCACCTTCCATCCGGAATTCGCTTATTTGCCGCGTAAATTCAAGATCGCCATCAATGGTTCCAAGGAAGATCGCGCCGCCATCGCCGTGCATGATATCGGCCTGACCGTGATCCATAACCAAGCCGGCGAAGTCGGCTTTCGCGTGATGGTTGGCGGCGGCATGGGACGCACACCTATCCTCGGCAGTGTGATCTGCGAATTCTTGCCATGGCAACATGTCATGACCTATCTGGAAGCGATCCTGCGGATTTATAACCAACACGGCCGCCGTGATAATAAATACAAGGCACGTATTAAGATTCTGGTCAAAGCCATCGGTGCCGATGTCTTCCGCGCCCAAGTGGAAGCCGAATGGGCCGATATCAAAGGTGGTCCGGCCACGCTGACCGAAGCCGAGTTGCAGCGCGTCGCCAGCTTTTTCAGTACGCCCGACTACCTGCCGTTGACCAGTACCGATGCCGCCTACGAACAAGCACTGAAGGACAACAAAGCCTTCGCCAATTGGGTCAAGCGCAATGTCAAAGCGCATAAGCAGCCTGGTTACGCGGCGGTGGTCTTGTCGCTGAAAAAACCGGGTGTTCCACCGGGCGACGCTACGGCCGAACAAATGGATTTCATCGCCGACCTGGCCGATCGATACAGCTTCGGCGAACTGCGCGTTACACATGAACAGAATTTGGTACTGGCCGATGTGCGCTTGGCCGAATTGTTTGCGGTTTGGCAGGAAGCCAAGGCCCATGGCTTGGCAACGCCGAACATCGGCTTGCTGACCGATATGATTTGCTGCCCAGGTGGCGATTTCTGCTCCCTGGCCAATGCCAAATCGATTCCCATCGCCTTAGACATCACCGACCGTTTCAGCGACCTCGACTACTTGCATGACATCGGTGAAATCGAACTCAATATGTCGGGCTGTATCAATGCCTGTGGTCATCACCACGTCGGCCATATCGGCATACTTGGGGTCGACAAAGATGGCAGTGAGTGGTACCAGGTGTCTATCGGCGGTGCGCAAGGTAATGCTGCCGCCATCGGAAAAATCATCGGCCCATCATTCTCAGCCGGCCAAATGCCGGAAGTGATAGAACGCTTGATCAAAGTTTATCTGCGCGAACGTCAAGAGAATGAACGCTTCATCGATACCGCGCAAAGACTGGGTGTCGCACCGTTTAAAGAATTTGTCTATGCCACGCCGATCAAAACTACCGAACACTATGGCGAAGATGCCGGTTCGCTGGTTTCTTACTAA
- a CDS encoding sulfite exporter TauE/SafE family protein → MTFTYIISGFAVGTLVGLTGVGGGSLMTPLLTLLFGVSPAVAVGTDLAFASITKATGTFTHRLRGTVDWHVVRLLCYGALPAALLATLSLKHFGSLNKEIAQIIRYSIAISVMLTVIALLFKSKMMTWLNNHPEKQLQGRQLAIATIVSGALLGTLVTISSIGAGAIGATLLVMLYPRMSAAHIAGTDIAYAVPLTAIAAFGHWWLGSIDWALLGALLLGSLPGITIGSLAARAVPEKFLRGILATTLTLVAVKLVF, encoded by the coding sequence ATGACCTTCACCTATATTATTTCCGGATTTGCCGTCGGTACGCTGGTCGGCTTGACCGGTGTCGGCGGCGGCTCGCTGATGACGCCGTTGTTGACACTGTTGTTCGGCGTCTCGCCCGCCGTCGCGGTCGGTACCGACCTCGCCTTCGCCTCGATTACCAAGGCCACCGGCACGTTTACCCACCGTTTGCGCGGCACGGTCGACTGGCATGTGGTGCGCTTGCTCTGCTATGGCGCACTACCGGCGGCCTTACTGGCAACGCTGAGCCTGAAGCATTTCGGTAGCCTGAATAAGGAAATTGCTCAGATCATTCGCTACTCAATTGCAATTTCTGTCATGTTAACCGTGATTGCCTTGCTTTTCAAAAGTAAAATGATGACTTGGCTCAACAATCATCCGGAAAAGCAATTGCAAGGCCGTCAGTTGGCAATCGCCACCATCGTCTCCGGTGCCTTACTCGGTACCTTGGTGACGATTTCGTCGATCGGTGCCGGTGCCATCGGCGCGACTTTGCTGGTGATGTTATATCCACGCATGTCGGCCGCGCACATCGCCGGCACCGACATCGCCTACGCGGTGCCACTGACAGCGATTGCCGCCTTCGGCCACTGGTGGCTGGGTTCGATCGATTGGGCCTTGCTCGGCGCTTTGCTGCTCGGTTCGCTGCCGGGTATCACGATCGGTTCGCTGGCAGCACGCGCCGTACCGGAAAAATTTTTACGCGGCATATTAGCGACGACCCTGACCTTAGTGGCCGTCAAACTCGTTTTTTAA